aaacacgtctccgacgattgtctggttgaaggcatatgcgacactcttcggcgaagagaacgtgataccaaccctgagcggtccatttggtctgttgttgggcccatctgtaccgcgctgcatggagtcgtggttgcaaagatggacctcgccaaggacgtcaggaatgaagttgggcatcatgcagcctattgcgcccagtttgagtcgtaacccgtcgtcgtgtggctgcacaaaaagcattattcaacatggtggcgttgctgtcagggttcctccgagccataatccgtaggtacggtcatccactgcattagtagcccttgggaggccttagcgaggaatgtcatcgacagttcctgtctctctgtatatctcctccatatccgaacaacatccctttggttcattCCAAGACGCCTGGCCActtccttgttgagggcccttcctggcacaaagtaacaatgcggacgcgatcgaaccgcgatactgaccgtctaggcaaggttgaatgacagacaacataagccgtgtacctccttgctggtggaatgactggaactgatggactGTTGTACCCCCTAACACGTGCTgtacatgcatggttgtttacatatttgggcaggtttagtgacatctctgaacagtcaaagggactgtgtctgtgatacaatatgcacagtcaacgtccatTTTCAGGAGGTCTGGAAACCGTGGTGATGCACAACGTTTTTTTATGTGTGCATATTCAACGTATCTTATACGTATTTCATCCATTTATATTACGTTACATACCGTAACAAATTAAATCCTTTATATTGTAGGAAATTCTTACAGCCTTTAAATTAATGAAAAAGTTTCTTCTTTTATAACGATTTGTATTTATACGTACTATCTTAACATTAAGATTCTTCTACTCTTCAATTTTCATTTGCTTTTGAGCTTTATGATTTCATTTTTACAGGTTCTAGCGGCGGTGTTGGCGGTTGCCTGTGCTTTCCCGCACCGAGGTACCGGTGGCAACCAGGGTTTCCCAGGCAGCGGATTGCCAGGCAGTGGCGGATTTAACCAGGGATTTCCCGGAAATGGGGGCTTTGGCCCTGGCGGACTGAACCAGGGCTTCCCTGGGTTTGGATTTGGACAAGGTTTCCCTGGTAATGGAGGATTCCCTGGTAATGGTGGATTCCCTGGTAATGGTGGATTCCCTGGTAATGGTGGATTCCCTGGTAATGGTGGCTTCGGCAATCAGTTCCCAGGGTAATGAATCCCTATACACAATAACGTTTTACCCTTGTGGAATGGAAATATGGCCAGGACGTCATTGCCTAACTGTATGTCTTCTCTGTTGAAATAAAATTCTTAAGCagtatatatttcatttaattcacGTCACTCTTTCGCACCAGACAATCACCTGAACCTCCTGACCGAAATTTGATCTTAAAAAGACCATATCCTTCGTTGAAAAGAGAATTTTTCCCGATGGGTTTCCATGCGTCATACAATATTAGAGCCGATGTGCAAATGTACTGTGAGAATGTAGTATTGTATGTGCACACTAACAGCAGCTTCAGCTAAACCTGTCGTTTAAACCATAAAGCAAACAGGAATACTCTGGTCCGTGAAGCGTCATGCAATATGTGTATGTATTGGAATGTTTCTAATGTATTACAGAGGTTTTTCTACAAACTTAGTATATTATTCATACCTACAGTTACCTAATTACCCAAGTTTATAAGCTCGATTATAACAGAAAACaatattaaaaaagataaaaaatatcaAACTTACGCTTTGTCCTTTTTGAATTGCCATAAACACACAAATCTCAAATTGTTCTACTAGTATTTTTGTGACAAATCGTGAAGTGAATCATTAAATATGACAAATTTCTACCATGAAGCGCCAGGAGAGCTTCGAAGTTAACCAAACGAACTGATTTATAACTTGCTATCTGGTAATACTTCGTACACATGTATTATTACGTTTTCATTAGACAGCTGGAAATGTACAAGCAAGAAAAACTTGAAATTGACAGTCGAGTGCTTTTGAGTTTATCGTAACGAACACACtcgtaattttattaaatttagttTTACTTAGGCTATTTAAAACTTATTTTCTTTCCGTTACGTTACCCATTATTCCTCTTATAAGACTGATACTCGTTTCATTATATTTCACTTCCAATTTATAGGATAATTAAGAATCGAAACCAGTTTGGTGGTCCTAGTCATCATACTACCAGTGACATTTCACTAAAAGCCTTTATACAATGTGCACAAAACTTAAAATTAAATGTATGTTGTGCATTTATGCTTTGAGAGACCTTGCTTCCGTGAAGTTTACTATTTGTGAAAACATATCTGACAGTTAGGCAGTACCTGGGCAGTATAAAAACATTTAGCACGAATTAAGCGAGTGAAGTTGTGAGTTGAAGGAGGCAGAAACAAGCAACAAAATTGTTGAAAGATACACCACCTGATTGTAAAAACGCAATGAAGGCGACTCTATAAAACCGAAAATGAATTTATGTGACTGTAAGAGGAACGAACTGAAATGAATGATTAGCAGGGTCAGTAATCTAAAAATTATGCTCATTGCACGACTTGGATTTCAATATTTAGAGAAATTAATCTCGTTTCACAGGACGCTTAGACATGTTACTCCGATGACAAAGAGAGACAGAAGAAGAACGAACTGACATCAATAATTAGAAGGGTCAATGATCTAAAAATTATGCTCATTGCACGATTTGGATTTCAATATTTAGAGAAATTAATCTCCTTTCACAGGACGCTGAGACATGTTACTCCGATGACGAAGAAAGACAGAAGACAACGCTTGTCGAATGATCGAACAAATCTCTCTCTATCTATTCCACACCGATATtacaaaaaaacaaacacacacacacacacacacacacacacacacacacacacacacacacacaatgctgttCACCTACTGGAATCTATCACAGCGGAGAATTGTCAGTAGACTTTTGGAACGCTGAAAGTACTATTTCCGTTTGGAAAGAGGGCTGTCACATGACTTGACAACTTAGAAAAATAGTCAGCTTAAGTCAATTCACTCAAGGAAAACAAGAAAGACGAGACAGCCTTTTTAAGAGAGAAACTTTCATGTTATGAAGTCTGCCATATTCAAAGTTGGAGAAGCTCATGGAAGAATCCATTGGGATATTGTCTTATAGCAAAATTTAGGCCAGGTAACAGGAAAATCTGAAAGGAAGAAGGCAAAATAATTCGAATTTCGTAGGTATGGAAGAATAAAAAGAGTAGAAGGAGACAGATATCGCGAGTGTTGCGTTTCTAGACGTAAAGTTGTGGAAAGCTCTTTAGTAGGAAAGAAGGAAGAATGGTGGTATGACCTGCAGGGTGACACACGTAGTAGCTGCGTAAACTACaaaactcaaatagttttttttttgagtcatcagtctactgactgctttgatgcggcccgccacgaatttctctcctttgcCAATCTCACAGTAGCCCTGCAGCCTGTGTCCCCAATTATCTGCTGCATATATTCagatctctgtctacctctacagtttttactttgtacaagctccctctagtaccatggaagtcagcccttgatgtcttaacggatgtcctaccttcctgtcccttctccttgttgttTTTTTTCacgcattcctttcctctccgattctgcgcagagcctcctgattccttaccttatcagttcatctaattttcaacttttgcctgtagcaccacatctcaaatgctcctattctcgtctgttccggttttcccacaatccatgtttcactatcatacaatgatgCGCTAAATGTACATTCGCAGAAaattctacctcaaattaaggcctgtgtttgtcaccagtagacttcccttggccaggaatgccctttttgccagtgctagttcgcttttgatatcctccttgctctgtaagtcattggttattttgctgcccagatagcagaattcattaacttcatctcccttttgaccatcaatccagatattaagtttctcggtgttctcatttctgctacttctcattattttcatctttcttcgatttactctcaatccatattctgtactcattcagcAGCTTCttagatatacagattgaagagaagggacgaaagactacatctctgtcttacacccttttcaatcggaGCATTTCGTTCTCGGTCATCCATTCttagtattccctcttggcttttgtacatattgtatattacccgtctctccctatagcttacccctatttttctcagaatttctcagagcctttcatcattttatactgtcgaacgctttttgcaggtcgacaaatcctgtgaacgtgtcttgatttttctttagtcttgcttcgattatcaaccacaaagttagaattgcctctctggtgcctttatcttttctaaaccaaactgaccgtcatttaacacatcctcaatattttttccgttcttctgtgcatcattcttgtcagaaacttggattcatgagctattAAGCCGAttctacgataattctcgcacttgtcaggtcttgcagtcttcggaattatgaggATGATatattttcgaaagtcagattgcatatctccagactcatacattctacattccaatgtgaatagtccttttgttgtcacttcctccaATGTTTTTAGTAATTCTCAGTGGttgttatctatccctactgccttatttgatcttaagtcctccaaagctctcttaaattctgattctcatattggaacccctatctcttctaaactgactcttgtttcttcttatatcatatcagacaaatcttccccttcatagaggtctTCATTCTACTCTTTCCGTCTgtttgctctctcttctgcatttaacaaaggaattcccgttgcactcttaatgttaccacccttgcttttaatttcacacaaggttgttttgactttcctatatgctgattcagtccttccgaacatcatttctttttctatttcttcacatttttcacgcagccgttTCATCTTAGCTTCCTCCTTCTTCCTTGCACTTTCTTCTTTCActtatcagctgaagtatttcttctgttaccaatggtttctttgtagttgccttctttgtacctaagtttttatttccagcttttgtgattgcccttttttagaaatgtccattcctcttcaactatactacctactgagctattccttattgctgtatctatagccttagagatcttcaaccgtatctcgtcattccttagcactccgtatcctacttctttgcgtattgattcttcctgactaatgtctttaacttcagcctactgttcatcactactatattatgatctgagtctatatctgctcctgggtacgccttacaatccagtatctgatttcggaatctctgtcttaccatgatgtaatccaactgaaatctttttCCACGTATaacccctcctcttgtgattcttgaacagggtattcgctattaccagctgtaACCtgatacagaactcaattagtctttctactctctcattccttttcccaagcctatattctcctgtaacgttttcttctactccttcccttacaactgcactccagtctcccatgactattagattttcatatccctttacatactgtattaccctttcaatgtcctcatactctttctctatctcttcttcttcagcttgcgacgtcggcatgtatacctgaagtatagttgtcggtgttggtttgttgtcgattatgGTAAGACTAACCCTATCAATGAACTGTCTGCCCTACCTGCCTATTCATAAAgaaccctactcccgttataccactttctgctgctgttgacattaccctatactcatctgaccagaaatccctgtcttctttccatttcacttcaccgaccccaactatatctacactgagcctttgcatttcccttttcagattttgttttgtCCCTTCCACATTCAAGCGTCTGACCtcccacgccccgactcttagaacgttatccttttattgattattcagtcttttcccaagggtcacctccaccttggcagttcTCTGCCAGAGATCAGAATggcggactattctggaatcttttgccagtgaagagatcatcatggcactttttcaattacaggccacatgtcgtgtggatactTTACAGTGCCCtgtgcatcctcatgccgctgatcattgctgattcttcagcctttagagGTAGTTTCCAACACTGAGGGGaggagggtgccctgaacctccatccctttctccgccctctttgacaaggccgttggcagaatgagcgtggcttcttacgccggaagtctacggccgtcaatgctgattattaatcaaaatttagcggtTGCGGGTTtccaacccgggaccgaggactttttgattatgaatcaaagacgctacccctagacttaAGGGGGTAGGTACCTTCAATAATCATTGACAAAATAGCCATTGCTTTTAATGCGTTGTTTCAGTAGTACCACAGTTTTCGGTTTTCCAGTATACCTTTTAAGCAGAAATGTGATGGAGCATCATCGACGACCTCAAGAACTTAAATAGTTCCATCTTGTCAATGCTACCATATTATTCCTCTAACAATCAATGCTTGACGAAGTAAATAAGTTACAATCGGAAGGAGGATCACATGAAATGTTAGTGCAGAAGGATTATCCATGAGAACTTGTAGATCTGTCTGCAGTCGAAAATTCATCTAGTCTATTAGTCTATTACAGTAGATAACTCTATATTCTAAGAGAATGAAATGCTTCTTTACAGATTTATTTGCACTTTGACAATACATTTCGTTTCAAAAGCTGTAATTGTGGACCAGAAGATGGAAGTAAACTAAAGATGGCGAGAAATAACGTAATAAATAAAGAAACCATTAAGCTATCCTCTCAGTATTTGTTGAAAGTTAAAACCATGATTTCCCCTGGGGCTGTAAGCCTTTTATCATTGTAAAAGAAGATATTGACATCCGCTACAGGTTTGTTTCGGATTTTAAGTCACTGTCAAATGGTAGGGGCGA
This genomic interval from Schistocerca cancellata isolate TAMUIC-IGC-003103 chromosome 3, iqSchCanc2.1, whole genome shotgun sequence contains the following:
- the LOC126175197 gene encoding uncharacterized protein LOC126175197, which translates into the protein MDKSLLLRLSRNVPTVRHTAWYIRTPRIGSPLLLTRQANSIMKTLLVLAAVLAVACAFPHRGTGGNQGFPGSGLPGSGGFNQGFPGNGGFGPGGLNQGFPGFGFGQGFPGNGGFPGNGGFPGNGGFPGNGGFPGNGGFGNQFPG